In Variovorax paradoxus, a single genomic region encodes these proteins:
- a CDS encoding ABC transporter ATP-binding protein, whose protein sequence is MSHPILQLEDFCVAYRTVEAVHSVRLQVNEGEIVTVIGPNGAGKTTLLCAAMGLLPSTGQLMLDGERIARPGVETMVARGVALVPERRELFGEMSVEDNLVLGGFYQWRKGKRDQRARMDEIFEIFPRLKERRPQMASTLSGGERQMLAIGRALMARPRLLMLDEPSLGLAPLVVREVLRVVSQLRSHGVSVLLVEQNARAALQVADRAYVLEMGAVALEGKARDLLHDQRIIDTYLGIGKKE, encoded by the coding sequence ATGAGCCATCCCATTCTTCAACTGGAAGACTTCTGCGTCGCCTACCGCACCGTCGAAGCGGTGCACAGCGTGCGCCTGCAGGTGAACGAAGGCGAGATCGTCACCGTGATCGGCCCCAACGGCGCCGGCAAGACCACGCTGCTGTGCGCGGCCATGGGCCTGCTGCCGTCCACCGGCCAGCTGATGCTGGACGGCGAGCGCATCGCGCGGCCCGGCGTCGAGACCATGGTGGCGCGCGGCGTGGCGCTGGTGCCCGAGCGGCGCGAGCTGTTCGGCGAGATGTCGGTCGAAGACAACCTGGTGCTCGGCGGCTTCTACCAGTGGCGCAAGGGCAAGCGCGACCAGCGCGCGCGCATGGACGAGATCTTCGAGATCTTCCCGCGCCTGAAGGAACGCCGCCCGCAGATGGCGTCCACGCTCTCCGGCGGCGAACGCCAGATGCTGGCCATCGGCCGCGCGCTGATGGCGCGGCCGCGACTGCTGATGCTCGACGAACCTTCGCTGGGCCTGGCCCCGCTGGTGGTGCGCGAAGTGCTGCGCGTGGTGTCGCAGCTGCGCAGCCACGGCGTGTCGGTGCTGCTGGTGGAGCAGAACGCCCGCGCCGCGCTGCAGGTGGCCGACCGCGCCTATGTGCTCGAGATGGGCGCCGTGGCGCTCGAGGGCAAGGCGCGCGATCTGCTGCATGACCAGCGGATCATCGATACCTACCTGGGTATCGGCAAGAAGGAGTGA
- a CDS encoding SDR family NAD(P)-dependent oxidoreductase has translation MTTMFDLTGKVALVTGGNGGIGLGMAQGLAKAGARVVVAARNAQKSAAAVEALKALGSDSFALEADVSDEASVQRLFDEAAARCGRLDILINNAGTTVRKPVDQLALSEWHKVMDTNLTSAFLCSRAAHVHLKAAGGGKIINIGSMMSIFGAPYAPAYAASKAGIVQLTKSTALSWAPDNIQVNAILPGWFETELTDGARSQIPGLYERVTARAAAGRWGQPADIAGTAVFLASAASDYVTGTAIPVDGGFSIAG, from the coding sequence ATGACGACGATGTTCGACCTCACGGGCAAGGTCGCGCTGGTCACGGGCGGCAACGGCGGCATCGGCCTGGGCATGGCGCAAGGGCTGGCAAAGGCCGGCGCGCGCGTCGTCGTGGCCGCGCGCAATGCGCAGAAGTCGGCCGCCGCGGTCGAGGCATTGAAGGCGCTGGGCAGCGACAGCTTCGCGCTGGAGGCCGACGTGAGCGACGAGGCTTCGGTGCAGCGGCTGTTCGACGAGGCCGCCGCGCGCTGCGGCCGCCTCGACATCCTCATCAACAACGCCGGCACCACGGTGCGCAAGCCCGTCGACCAGCTTGCCCTCAGCGAGTGGCACAAGGTGATGGACACCAACCTCACCAGCGCCTTCCTGTGCAGCCGCGCCGCGCATGTGCACCTGAAGGCCGCGGGCGGCGGCAAGATCATCAACATCGGCTCGATGATGTCGATCTTCGGCGCTCCCTATGCGCCTGCCTATGCCGCCAGCAAGGCCGGCATCGTGCAGCTCACCAAGTCGACCGCGCTCTCGTGGGCGCCCGACAACATCCAGGTCAACGCCATCCTGCCTGGCTGGTTCGAGACCGAACTCACCGACGGCGCGCGCAGCCAGATCCCGGGCCTGTACGAGCGCGTGACGGCTCGCGCCGCCGCAGGGCGCTGGGGCCAGCCCGCGGACATCGCCGGCACGGCCGTGTTCCTCGCGAGCGCCGCCTCGGACTACGTGACCGGCACCGCGATTCCCGTGGACGGCGGGTTTTCTATAGCCGGATAG
- a CDS encoding ABC transporter permease subunit has protein sequence MNTPSSTSTASTAANAAPEGRPLVTPRVLTLVFIVALALAWGWLPEFTVSVLSNIGLYALVAVGLVLLTGVGGMTSFGQAAFVGMGAYATAWICTSPTAAGWLGGLAGSALVPWLGLLLGLVLTFALAWALGAVTLKLSGHYLPLCTIAWGLSLYFLLGNMEFLGGQTGITGVPPLVVAGVSFATPRMLGVVIWAVLLLALWAMHNLLDSREGRAIRALKGGRLMAESMGVDTARHRIKLFVLAALLAAISGWLYAHMQRFVNPTPFNLNIGIEMLFMAVVGGAGHLWGAVLGATLITLLKEKLQDVLPALLGTSGNFEVVVFGLLMLFVLQRFADGLWPTIARLARRWVREVPRAAGAGPAASTTAQLAQRAVPAAGTLLLQADGVSKRFGGLVANNDISMTLKAGEVHALIGPNGAGKSTFFNMISGVDDPTTGEVRLVGQPMSGKPSRAFASLGLGRTFQHVRLLGQRSVVENVALGAHLRAKRGWLAAMLRLDRAEEAALMAEARRQIERCGLGAHADTPAASLSLGQQRVVEIARALASQPSVLLLDEPAAGLRHLEKRALSELLGQLRAEGLGILVVEHDMEFVMNLADRITVLEFGTVIATGTPAEVQANPRVLEAYLGGADDELLEDAR, from the coding sequence ATGAACACGCCTTCGTCGACTTCCACTGCTTCCACTGCCGCGAACGCGGCGCCCGAGGGCCGTCCGCTGGTGACGCCGCGCGTGCTCACCCTGGTCTTCATCGTCGCGCTGGCGCTGGCCTGGGGCTGGCTGCCCGAGTTCACCGTCTCGGTGCTCAGCAACATCGGCCTCTATGCCCTCGTGGCGGTGGGCCTGGTGCTGCTGACCGGCGTGGGCGGCATGACCTCCTTCGGCCAGGCCGCCTTCGTCGGCATGGGCGCGTACGCCACGGCCTGGATCTGCACTTCGCCCACGGCCGCCGGCTGGCTCGGCGGCCTCGCGGGCTCGGCGCTGGTGCCTTGGCTCGGCCTGCTGCTGGGGCTGGTGCTGACCTTCGCGCTGGCCTGGGCGCTCGGCGCGGTCACGCTCAAGCTCTCGGGCCACTACCTGCCGCTGTGCACCATCGCCTGGGGCCTGAGCCTGTACTTCCTGCTGGGCAACATGGAGTTCCTCGGCGGCCAGACCGGCATCACCGGCGTTCCGCCGCTGGTGGTGGCGGGTGTCTCCTTCGCCACGCCGCGCATGCTGGGCGTGGTGATCTGGGCCGTGCTGCTGCTCGCGCTGTGGGCCATGCACAACCTGCTCGACTCGCGCGAGGGCCGCGCCATCCGCGCGCTCAAGGGCGGCCGGCTGATGGCCGAGTCGATGGGCGTGGACACCGCGCGCCACCGCATCAAGCTGTTCGTGCTGGCGGCCCTGCTCGCGGCCATCTCGGGCTGGCTCTACGCGCACATGCAGCGCTTCGTGAACCCCACGCCCTTCAACCTCAACATCGGCATCGAGATGCTGTTCATGGCGGTGGTCGGCGGCGCGGGCCACCTGTGGGGCGCGGTGCTGGGCGCCACGCTGATCACGCTGCTCAAGGAGAAGCTGCAGGACGTGCTGCCCGCGCTGCTGGGCACCAGCGGCAACTTCGAGGTGGTGGTGTTCGGCCTGCTGATGCTGTTCGTGCTGCAGCGCTTTGCCGACGGCCTGTGGCCCACGATCGCGCGGCTCGCTCGCCGCTGGGTGCGCGAAGTGCCGCGCGCCGCCGGTGCCGGTCCCGCCGCATCGACCACGGCGCAACTCGCGCAGCGCGCGGTGCCCGCCGCCGGCACCCTGCTGCTGCAGGCCGACGGCGTGAGCAAGCGCTTCGGCGGGCTGGTGGCCAACAACGACATCTCGATGACGCTGAAGGCCGGCGAGGTGCATGCGCTGATCGGCCCCAACGGCGCCGGCAAGAGCACCTTCTTCAACATGATCTCGGGCGTGGACGACCCGACCACGGGCGAAGTGCGCCTGGTGGGCCAGCCGATGTCGGGCAAGCCTTCGCGCGCCTTCGCCTCGCTGGGCCTGGGCCGCACCTTCCAGCACGTGCGCCTGCTGGGCCAGCGCAGCGTGGTCGAGAACGTCGCGCTCGGCGCCCACCTGCGCGCGAAGCGCGGCTGGCTCGCGGCGATGCTGCGGCTTGACCGCGCCGAAGAGGCCGCGCTGATGGCCGAAGCCCGCAGGCAGATCGAACGCTGCGGCCTCGGCGCGCATGCCGACACGCCCGCCGCCTCGCTCTCCCTCGGGCAGCAGCGCGTGGTGGAAATCGCCCGCGCGCTCGCCAGCCAGCCCTCGGTGCTGCTGCTGGATGAGCCCGCCGCCGGCCTGCGCCACCTGGAAAAGCGCGCGCTCTCCGAGCTGCTGGGCCAGCTGCGCGCCGAGGGCCTGGGCATCCTGGTGGTGGAGCACGACATGGAGTTCGTGATGAACCTGGCCGACCGCATCACGGTGCTGGAGTTCGGCACCGTCATCGCCACCGGCACGCCCGCCGAAGTGCAGGCCAACCCGCGCGTGCTCGAGGCCTACCTGGGCGGCGCCGACGACGAACTGCTGGAAGACGCACGATGA
- a CDS encoding branched-chain amino acid ABC transporter permease encodes MDLQIALLLGQDGIVNGAVYGLMALALVLVFSVTRVIFIPQGEFVAFGALSMAALQGGRAPSTLWLLLALAAIVLVVEAWRWKRGATVDWRSALTWCVAFPAVAAVLILGFKPTSLAMQSLATLVLIAPLGPLLYRVAYRPLADASVLMLLIVSVALHGVLVGLGLFFFGAEGSRTSAFSEARFDLGGIPVNGQSLVVVGVTLVLVIAMFWFFGRSMIGKALRATAINRVGARLSGIPTELSGDLSFALAAVIGAISGLLIAPITTVYYDTGFLIGLKGFVAAIVGGLASYPLALAGALLVGLLEAFSSFWASAYKEVLVFTLIIPVLLWRSLNSHHVEDEE; translated from the coding sequence ATGGATTTGCAGATTGCCCTGTTGCTGGGGCAGGACGGCATCGTGAACGGCGCGGTCTACGGACTGATGGCGCTCGCGCTGGTGCTGGTGTTTTCGGTCACGCGCGTGATCTTCATCCCGCAGGGCGAGTTCGTCGCCTTCGGCGCGCTCTCCATGGCCGCACTGCAGGGCGGCCGCGCGCCTTCCACGCTGTGGCTGCTGCTGGCGCTGGCGGCGATCGTGCTGGTGGTGGAGGCCTGGCGCTGGAAGCGCGGCGCCACCGTCGACTGGCGTTCGGCGCTGACCTGGTGCGTGGCCTTCCCGGCCGTGGCCGCCGTGCTGATACTGGGCTTCAAGCCCACGTCGCTCGCGATGCAGTCGCTCGCCACGCTGGTGCTGATCGCGCCGCTGGGCCCGCTGCTCTACCGCGTCGCCTACCGCCCGCTGGCCGACGCCAGCGTGCTGATGCTGCTGATCGTCTCGGTGGCGCTGCACGGCGTGCTGGTCGGCCTGGGTCTCTTCTTCTTCGGTGCCGAGGGCTCGCGCACCAGCGCGTTCTCCGAAGCGCGCTTCGACCTCGGCGGCATTCCGGTCAACGGCCAGTCGCTGGTGGTGGTCGGCGTCACGCTGGTGCTGGTGATCGCCATGTTCTGGTTCTTCGGCCGCTCGATGATCGGCAAGGCGCTGCGCGCCACCGCCATCAACCGCGTCGGCGCACGGCTGTCGGGCATTCCCACCGAACTGTCGGGCGACCTGAGCTTCGCGCTGGCCGCAGTCATCGGCGCCATCTCGGGCCTGCTGATCGCTCCCATCACCACGGTCTACTACGACACCGGCTTCCTGATCGGCCTGAAGGGCTTCGTGGCGGCCATCGTCGGCGGGCTCGCGAGCTATCCGCTGGCGCTCGCGGGCGCGCTGCTGGTCGGCCTGCTCGAGGCCTTCTCCTCTTTCTGGGCCAGCGCGTACAAGGAAGTGCTGGTCTTCACCCTGATCATCCCGGTGCTGCTGTGGCGCTCACTGAACAGCCATCACGTGGAGGACGAGGAATGA
- a CDS encoding phosphatase PAP2 family protein produces the protein MNALNLALFQWISAGSHPTPWVLAVAIAFALWGSWLCAGIVAVTLWRQRADRAYLLVVSAAAGATSLLSHAIATALNVPRPFMAGFGPAYIEHASRGSLPSTHAAVMFMVALAFLLRPGLRRIGVPLLALAALTGWARVYVGVHFPVDIVAGLLLGAVVAGAIAIARWLFLFFVPRTGRAPGDSPATSSLWRPS, from the coding sequence ATGAACGCCCTGAACCTCGCTCTTTTTCAATGGATTTCCGCCGGCAGCCATCCCACGCCCTGGGTGCTTGCGGTCGCCATCGCCTTCGCGCTCTGGGGCAGCTGGCTCTGCGCGGGCATCGTCGCCGTCACGCTGTGGCGGCAACGCGCCGACCGCGCCTACCTGCTCGTCGTGTCGGCTGCGGCCGGCGCGACCTCGTTACTGTCACATGCCATCGCCACCGCGCTCAATGTTCCCCGCCCCTTCATGGCGGGATTCGGGCCGGCCTACATCGAGCACGCCAGCCGCGGCTCGCTGCCGAGCACGCACGCGGCCGTCATGTTCATGGTCGCGCTGGCCTTCCTGCTGCGCCCCGGCCTGCGCCGGATCGGCGTGCCGCTGCTGGCGCTGGCTGCCCTCACCGGCTGGGCGCGCGTCTACGTGGGCGTGCATTTCCCGGTCGACATCGTCGCCGGCCTGCTGCTGGGCGCGGTGGTTGCCGGTGCGATCGCCATCGCGCGCTGGCTTTTTCTCTTCTTCGTCCCGCGAACTGGCCGCGCCCCCGGCGACAGCCCGGCGACCAGCTCTCTCTGGAGACCCTCATGA
- a CDS encoding methyltransferase family protein: MLFWFQIFAFVAGTAALLYVSRGPLSRPGSHGFYRFFAWECMLVLALVNLPWWHDDPFSAKQIISSTFFVLSIWLPIHAVRLLKAKGKPSEVRGDDPALYGFEKTSAIVSTGAFRYIRHPMYTALLLLAWGAFLKQFTWLTLALVLAATVLLVLTALRDEQECIAHFGDAYRDYMRGTRRFIPFVL, translated from the coding sequence ATGCTCTTCTGGTTCCAGATCTTCGCCTTCGTCGCCGGCACCGCCGCGCTGCTCTATGTCTCGCGCGGCCCGCTGAGCCGGCCCGGCTCGCACGGCTTCTACCGGTTCTTCGCATGGGAATGCATGCTCGTGCTGGCGCTGGTGAACCTGCCGTGGTGGCATGACGATCCGTTCTCGGCCAAGCAGATCATCTCCAGCACCTTCTTCGTGCTGTCGATCTGGCTGCCGATCCACGCGGTGCGGCTGCTGAAGGCCAAGGGCAAGCCCAGCGAAGTGCGCGGCGACGACCCCGCGCTCTACGGTTTCGAGAAAACCTCGGCCATCGTCAGCACCGGCGCCTTCCGCTACATCCGCCACCCCATGTATACAGCGCTGCTGCTGCTGGCCTGGGGCGCGTTCCTCAAGCAGTTCACTTGGCTCACGCTGGCGCTGGTGCTCGCGGCCACGGTGCTGCTGGTGCTCACCGCCCTGCGCGACGAGCAGGAATGCATCGCGCACTTCGGCGATGCCTATCGCGACTACATGCGCGGCACGCGGCGCTTCATTCCGTTCGTGCTGTAG
- the paaZ gene encoding phenylacetic acid degradation bifunctional protein PaaZ: MTTTLQSYIAGRWIGQQAAQQLRSAVNGKPVAATHAEAIDFAEALAYARRTGIPALMKLDFQQRAERLKALAKYLAANKETLYAISAHTGATRADSWIDIEGGAGTLSAYAGIGTNELPSGNLVHEGPAFPLGKKGGFAGTHILVPRGGVAVHIDAFNFPVWGLLEKFAPSFLAGMPCIGKPATATSYLTEALVRLIVQSGILPEGALQLVIGSTGDLLDRLEGPDVVTFTGSADTAAKLRVHPNIVRQSIPFNAEADSLNCAILAPDVTPDDEEFDLFVKEVAREMTIKAGQKCTAIRRAIVPRQHLDAVAERLRARLAKTVVGDPSREEVRMGALASRDQQADVAERVATLLKGAELVYGERDGFSPVGDGVGEGAFFAPTLLLSRKPLEHDAAHDVEAFGPVSTLMPYDGIDEALALAARGRGSLVGTLVTRDPAIAAKAIPVAAAWHGRLLVLDREAAAESTGHGSPLPQLKHGGPGRAGGGEELGGLRAVKHYLQRTALQGSPTMLAAITGEHVRGAAVRESEVHPFRRYFEDLQVGDSLLTHRRTVGEADIVAFGGISGDYFYMHFDDVAAKQSPFGKRIAHGYFVLSAAAGLFVSPSPGPVLANYGLDTLRFTKPVGIGDTIQARLTCKRKIDRNKKDASGQGQGVVAWDVEVTNQDGELVASYDILTLVSKKPEAVQA, translated from the coding sequence ATGACCACCACCCTCCAAAGCTACATCGCCGGCCGCTGGATCGGCCAGCAGGCCGCGCAGCAACTGCGCAGCGCCGTCAACGGCAAGCCCGTGGCAGCCACGCATGCCGAGGCCATCGACTTCGCGGAAGCGTTGGCATACGCGCGCCGCACCGGCATTCCCGCGCTGATGAAGCTCGACTTCCAGCAGCGCGCCGAACGCCTGAAGGCGCTGGCCAAGTACCTGGCCGCGAACAAGGAAACGCTCTACGCCATCTCGGCCCACACGGGCGCGACGCGCGCCGACAGCTGGATCGACATCGAGGGCGGTGCCGGCACGCTGAGCGCCTACGCCGGCATCGGTACCAACGAGCTGCCCTCGGGCAACCTGGTGCATGAAGGCCCGGCTTTCCCCCTCGGCAAGAAAGGCGGCTTCGCGGGCACGCACATCCTGGTGCCGCGCGGCGGCGTGGCGGTGCACATCGACGCCTTCAACTTCCCGGTGTGGGGCCTGCTCGAAAAATTCGCGCCCAGCTTCCTCGCGGGCATGCCCTGCATCGGCAAGCCGGCCACGGCCACCAGCTACCTGACCGAAGCACTGGTGCGGCTGATCGTGCAGTCGGGCATCCTGCCCGAAGGCGCGCTGCAGCTGGTCATCGGCAGCACGGGCGATTTGCTCGACCGGCTCGAAGGGCCGGACGTGGTCACCTTCACCGGCTCGGCCGACACCGCCGCGAAGCTGCGCGTGCACCCGAACATCGTGCGCCAGTCGATCCCGTTCAATGCCGAGGCAGACTCGCTGAACTGCGCGATCCTCGCGCCCGACGTGACGCCCGACGACGAAGAGTTCGATCTCTTCGTGAAAGAGGTCGCACGCGAAATGACCATCAAGGCGGGCCAGAAGTGCACCGCCATCCGCCGCGCGATCGTGCCGCGCCAGCACCTCGATGCGGTGGCCGAGCGGCTGCGCGCGCGGCTGGCCAAGACCGTGGTGGGCGACCCGTCGCGCGAAGAAGTGCGCATGGGGGCGCTGGCCTCGCGCGACCAGCAGGCCGACGTGGCCGAGCGCGTCGCCACGCTGCTCAAGGGGGCGGAACTGGTGTACGGCGAACGCGACGGCTTCTCTCCTGTTGGCGACGGCGTGGGCGAAGGCGCCTTCTTCGCGCCCACGCTGCTCTTGAGCCGCAAGCCGCTGGAGCACGACGCCGCTCACGATGTCGAGGCCTTCGGCCCCGTCAGCACGCTGATGCCCTACGACGGCATCGACGAGGCGCTGGCACTGGCCGCACGCGGCCGGGGCAGCCTGGTGGGCACGCTGGTCACGCGCGATCCGGCCATCGCCGCCAAGGCGATTCCCGTGGCGGCCGCATGGCACGGGCGCCTGCTGGTGCTCGACCGCGAAGCCGCCGCCGAATCGACCGGCCACGGCTCGCCGCTGCCGCAGCTCAAGCACGGCGGCCCCGGCCGCGCGGGCGGCGGCGAGGAACTGGGCGGCCTGCGCGCCGTGAAGCACTACCTGCAGCGCACCGCATTGCAGGGCTCGCCCACCATGCTGGCCGCCATCACCGGCGAGCATGTGCGCGGCGCGGCCGTGCGCGAGAGCGAGGTGCATCCGTTCCGCCGCTATTTCGAAGACCTGCAGGTCGGCGATTCGCTGCTCACGCATCGACGCACCGTCGGCGAGGCCGACATCGTGGCCTTCGGCGGTATCTCGGGCGACTATTTCTACATGCACTTCGACGACGTGGCTGCGAAGCAGTCGCCGTTCGGCAAGCGCATCGCGCACGGCTACTTCGTGCTGTCGGCGGCAGCGGGCCTGTTCGTGTCGCCCTCGCCCGGCCCGGTGCTGGCCAACTACGGCCTGGACACGCTGCGCTTCACCAAGCCCGTGGGCATCGGCGACACCATCCAGGCGCGCCTGACCTGCAAGCGCAAGATCGACCGCAACAAGAAAGACGCCAGCGGCCAGGGCCAGGGCGTGGTGGCCTGGGACGTGGAAGTGACGAACCAGGACGGCGAACTGGTCGCCAGCTACGACATCCTGACGCTGGTCTCCAAGAAGCCGGAAGCGGTGCAGGCATGA